A stretch of the Aphis gossypii isolate Hap1 chromosome 2, ASM2018417v2, whole genome shotgun sequence genome encodes the following:
- the LOC114125579 gene encoding paraplegin — protein sequence MGLSLLSIVSKSNFRILKPNLLGNYIRTNKELVCPRYMSNYLRKIPVATSKKYNIAVQKELSAINKLILRYKHSQKNENDGKNSDDPRNAMMIKIMMAIFTVYITVYIISMLLPNASNPEDMRYVSWNEFVHLMLAKGEVEEIIARPDLDIVTVRLHEGAIIKGRKIDQRTYHMNIADLERFEQKLREAETKLGIKPGHGVPVVYDRSLNAPELILFLILTGLLALAYFGRSKGASKSPISLDMFSQIKRAKYTLIDPLIGQGKGVRFKDVAGLKEAKQEVMEFVDYLKRPDHYKNLGAKVPKGALLLGPPGCGKTMLAKAVATESNVPFLSMNGSEFIEMIGGLGAARVRDLFKEGRKRSPCIIYIDEIDAIGRKRSSSGPEGGGDEGEQTLNQLLVEMDGIGSKEGVLMLASTNRADILDKALLRPGRFDRHILIDLPTLEERKEIFEQHLKIKLEKEPKHYSQKMAHLTPGFSGADIANVCNEAALHAARNSQKVVLEADLDYAVERVVGGTEKRSHAISPDEKKIVAYHEAGHALIGWLLPTTDALLKVTIVPRTNAALGFAQYTPTERYLLSKQALFEKMCLGLGGRVAESIVFNSITTGAQNDLDKVTKIANSQIRQYGMNDKVGLLSFPEDTKNSIRPYSNKLAALMETEVSRLVSDAYFNTEKLLKENYNKLELIAEELLRKESINYEEMVKLIGPPPNGEKRAVEVYEFNTPVDTKNTHSSKN from the exons atgggtTTAAGTTTGTTAAGTATTGTTTCGAAATCAAATTTTCGAATACTTAAGCCAAACTTACTAGGTAACTATATTAGAACGAATAAGGAATTGGTATGTCCAAGATATATGAGTAACTATTTACGTAAGATACCAGTCGCTACATCTAAAAAG tataatatagcagTACAAAAGGAATTATCtgctataaataaacttatattaagatataaaCATTCTCAAAAGAATGAAAATGATGGTAAAAACTCCGATGATCCAAGAAATGCAATGATGATTAAAATCATGATGGCGATATTTACTGTATATAtcacagtatatattataagtatgttaTTACCTAATGCGTCAAATCctgaa GATATGCGATATGTATCTTGGAATGAGTTTGTACATTTAATGTTAGCTAAAGGTGAAGTAGAAGAAATAATTGCTCGCCCTGATTTAGATATTGTAACAGTAAGATTACATGAAGGTGCTATTATTAAAGGacgaaaa ATAGATCAAAGAACTTATCATATGAATATCGCAGATTTAGAAAgatttgaacaaaaattaagaGAAGCAGAAACAAAATTGGGTATTAAACCTGGTCATGGAGTACCTGTAGTATATGACCGTTCTCTTAATGCTCcagaattgatattatttttaattttgactggTCTTCTTGCTTTGGCATATTTTGGCCGTTCAAAGGGAGCATCAAAGTCTCCAATTAGCTTAGATATGttt tctcAAATAAAACGagcaaaatatacattaattgacCCATTGATTGGCCAAGGTAAAGGAGTTCGCTTTAAAGATGTTGCTGGTCTTAAAGAAGCAAAGCAAGAAGTCATGGaatttgttgattatttaaagAGACCggatcattataaaaatttaggtGCAAAAGTTCCTAAGGGTGCATTACTTTTAGGACCACCTGGTTGTGGTAAAACAATGTTAGCTAAAGCTGTTGCAACCGAATCAAATGTACCTTTTTTATCTATGAATGGTTCTGAGTTTATTGAAATGATTGGTGGTCTTGGAGCTGCCAGAGTACG ggatttatttaaagaagGGAGAAAAAGATCTccgtgtataatttatattgatgaaATTGATGCTATTGGTCGTAAAAGATCTTCAAGCGGTCCAGAAGGTGGTGGTGATGAAGGAGAACAAACATTAAATCAATTGTTGGTTGAAATGGATGGTATTGGATCCAAAGAAGGAGTTTTAATGTTAGCTTCAACAAATAGAGCAGATATATTAGATAAg GCTCTTTTAAGACCTGGACGTTTTGATcgtcatattttaattgatctcCCTACCTTAGAAGAGCGTAAAGAAATTTTTGAacaacacttaaaaataaaacttgaaaaagAACCTAAACATTATTCACAAAAAATGGCTCATTTAACTCCTGGATTTAGCG gagCTGACATAGCTAATGTTTGTAATGAAGCAGCATTACATGCTGCTAGAAATAGTCAAAAAGTTGTATTAGAAGCTGATTTAGACTATGCAGTTGAACGAGTGGTTGGAGGAACAGAAAAACGATCTCATGCAATTTCTcctgacgaaaaaaaaattgttgcttACCACGAAGCTGGTCATGCATTAATTGGTTGGTTGTTGCCTACTACAGATGCACTCCTTAAAGTTACAATTGTCCCTAGAACTAATGCAGCTCTGGGATTTGCTCAGTATACACCCACTGAACGATATTTGCTTTCAAAGCAAGct ttatttgaaaaaatgtgtttgGGACTTGGTGGCAGAGTAGCTGAatcaatagtatttaatagcATTACAACTGGAGCTCAAAACGATTTGGATAAAGTTACAAAAATCGCAAATTctcaa ataCGTCAGTATGGAATGAATGATAAAGTTGGATTATTGTCATTTCCTGAAGATACAAAGAATAGCATAAGACCATATAGTAACAAACTTGCAGCACTCATGGAAACTGAAGTTTCCCGATTAGTTTCAGATGCTTATTTTAACAcagaaaaattacttaaagaaaactataataaactgGAATTG attgctGAAGAATTACTGCGGAAGGAATCAATAAACTATGAAgaaatggtaaaattaattggtCCACCACCAAACGGTGAAAAACGTGCTGTAGAAGTGTATGAATTTAACACACCTGTTGATACAAAAAATACCCAttcttcaaaaaattaa